Sequence from the Parvicella tangerina genome:
TCCAAGTAAGCCTCCCACAATCGTTTTGGTTGCAAAAAAGTAGAGAAACAGATGTTTTGAGTTAGCAAGGGCATTAGGATCCTCTAAACCTCCTACTAACCTACTCCCTAAAAAGGCACCCAATGTTGCACCAATTATAATAAGGAAACGATTGGCTTTTGAAATGGGGTCTTTAGTTTTTTTTCGGAGGAAAATGTAAAAACGAAAAGCAGTAAAAAAGGCCAACAATTCAAAAATCAGATGAGCACTGACTTTGTATGAGCCATATCCGAATTCTATTGGGAAAGTCATGATTGAAGTAATTGCGCTACATCGTCATACCAACCACCACAGCGGTCAACAAACAAGCAATCGTTCCACCAATCAAAGCCCTAACCCCGAGTTGAGATAATAAACCTTTTCTGGAAGGAACCAACGCTCCAATTCCTCCAATTTGAATACCAATAGAAGCAATGTTTGCGAAACCACAAAGCATGTAGGTAGACATGATGATCGATTTTTCATTGAGCATTCCTGCATTCTTCATCTCGCCAAGCCTTGGGTAAGCCACAAACTCATTCAAAATGGTTTTTTGGCCAAGTAGTTCGCCCACATTCACACAATCCACCCAATCAACACCCATCATCCAAACGATCGGAGAACAGGCATACCCTAGCAAAAATTGAAATGAGAGTTCCTTGTAAGATGTGTTTGAAGCGATCCAATCGTTAATTCCACCAAAACTTCCCACCCATCCGAGAAGTCCATTTGCCAAAGCCATCATGGCGATGAAAACTAACAACATGGCGCCAACATTTACAGCTAATTTCAAACCGTCTGTTGTCCCATTCGTTATAGCTTCTAAAGCATTTACACCGATTTTGTCTTTGGAAATCTCAAGCCTCTGGTTGATTTTTTCCGTTTCTGGAACTAATATCTTAGCAGCGACAATGGCAGCTGGGGCAGAGATAATACTTGCGGTTAGTAAGTGCTTCGCAAAAAAGGCACGTTCTGCGGGATCATCACCACCCAAAAAACCAATGTAAGCCGCCAATACACCTCCTGCAATCGTAGCCATACCGCCAGTCATCAAACACATTAGTTCAGAGCGTGTCATCTTACTTAAAAATGGTTTTACGAGTAAGGGAGATTCCGTTTGTCCAAGGAATACGTTCCCTGCTGCAGCTAAACTTTCTGCACCCGATAAATTCATGAACTTCTTCATTAACCATGCAAAAGCATAAACAACCTTCTGCAGTATGCCCCAATAGTAGAGCAAGCTCATTAATGCAGAGAAAAAGATAATTGTGGGAAGAACCTTGATCGCAAATGTCAACAGCGGTCCCTGCACCTCATCAGTTCCCATCTGCTTAAACAGAAAGTTAATACCGTAATCCGTATAGCCAATAAGTGTCACGAATGCCTGAGAAACATAATCAAACCCCGCTTCTACCAATGGGAATTTTAGAACTAACAAAGCAATAACCAGCTGTAGCCCTACACCCATCCCAACTAGTTTCCAGTCAATGGCCTTGCGATCCATACTAAAAACCCATGCAATAGCTATCAGGAAAATCATTCCTAGCATTCCGCGCAAAATTGACATGAGAGAAAATCCACCTTGATGAACTTCTTCTCTAGCCAGATGAAAAGTTCCTACTTGATCAAGTTGTAGTACCAATTCTTTATCCGTGTGGGATAAAACCGTAGCATAATGCTTTTTCTGCGCTAGCTTCAATCCATCTTGACCTACAGATGCCTGTTCCTTTGAAGTAGAATAGAAAAACATTTTAGGACTACCTGTAGAATCAGTTGTCAATTCAACCGAGTCAATTGAAGCATGTGCGTCTCTCTGTAAATTATCATAAGAGAACCAGATCGTATCCGCTGAAACTTTCCATGTTCCCTTAACCATTTCTCCCGCAGGAAAAGCATTTGTACTGAAGGTCACCTCATTTTCTCCATAGTTCAGGCTAATCGAGTACTGTGTAGAGTCATCGGTATAGTTTTTTGTAGAAAGATCAAAAGAGGTTACCAACCACTTTCCCTTCAGTTCTTCTTCGGGAGATTTTTGTTCCTCACCGCATGAGTTGAGCGTAATTAAACCGATTAATACGAAAAGCGTAATGAACCATGATTTGCTTGATCTCCCCATTACCAATAAGTTAGTTGCTATTTCTGCGATTGATCTCATCCCTGATCTTCGAGGCGGTTTCGTAATCCTCATTCTCAATAGCGGTGTTTAACTGTTGATTCAACTCATCAAGGGTAAACCTTTTCGGACTTTGTTCTTCTGGCTCGTCTGGAATTGTTTCTTCTGGTTGCCCTTCGAAATCGTCTTCAAGAAGAATGCCTGCACTGCCCAATACAAATTCATAAGTGTAGATCGGACAGTTAAAACGAACTGCTAGAGCAATGGCATCAGAAGTTCTGGAATCAATTTCAACTTCAGTTCCCTCTTTTTCGCAGATCAATTTTGAGAAAAATATCCCCTCTACGAGATTGTAAATGATCACCTCCGAAATGTGAATGTTAAATTCCTCAGCAAAATTCTTAAAAAGATCATGGGTTAAAGGTCTGCTGGGAGTCATCTTCTCCAACTCAATCGCTATAGCCTGTGCCTCAAAACCACCAATGATGATCGGTAGCCTTCTTTTCCCATTTGACTCGCCTAGCACGAGAGCATAAGCTCCTGATTGTGTTTGGCTGTAGGAAAGACCTACAATGTCAAGCTTTATTTTTTCCATTCCCTGCCGCTGTTTGATATAATCAAGATGACGAAAATAACAAAAAAATAGTGAAATCAAGAAGAATACATCCCGCGATTTTGCTGGAAAATCCTCATTTTTTGATAATTTTACATAACATTGAAGTACTCGACCTTTTAGTGAAACCGACTGCTAAATATTTCATTCTTTGCTTGATAGCTCTTCTGGGTGCTCAATTGCCTTCGATGGCGCAAGAGTTTCATGGTGGTTATCAATTTGTGGAAAACAAAGGACAATGGCCTATGCAAGTGACCCACAAAACAGACCTCAGAAGTGGGTACCTCTACCTGCAAAAAGATGGTTTAGTGTTCGACCTGTACGATGCAAAATCAGTGAACGATTACGTAGATGCTCATCACAATAAAGCTAGTCGAAATGGCTTTGACTCCTTGAAATGGCATGCTTTTAAGGTAAGCTTTGAGGGAGCGAACCAGACACTAGAAATTCAAACGCTAGCTAACGGTAAGACAACTCATTTCAACAACTACTACATCGGTAATGATCCTGATCATTGGGGGGAAAAAGCCTATGGTTTTGGAGAGGTTACCTATCAAAATGTGTATGCCGGTATTGACTTTAAAATGTACTCGAAGCTATTTGATTTGAAGTACGATTTTGTGGTCCAACCAGGTGCTGACCCTTCTCTGATTTCTTTACGATATGAAGGGCAAAGCAAGTTGGCTTTGAAGAAGGGTAGACTTCATATTTACACGGAAGTAAATCATGTCATTGAAGATGAACCATTCGTTTATCAAGTAATTGATGGAGAGCGGGTGTTGGTGGACGCTGAGTATGTGTTGGAGGGCGATCGACTTTCCTATCAGATCAATGATTCCTATGACAAGAGCTTGCCATTGGTTATCGACCCTACATTAATCTTTTCCTCTTATTCTGGGTCTTTTTCCAACAACTTTGGCTATTCGGCAACCTTTGACGCGCAAGGGTTTTTGTATTCAGGTAGTTCTGCTTTTGGGAACCAATATCCCACTACGCTGGGAGCCTATAGTACTTCCTTTGCTGGCGGAATCGTAGATATCGCATTATCAAAGTTCGATACGACAGGAACATTTCTGATTTATTCAACTTATTTAGGGGGGAATAGTGATGAGTTGCCGCATTCATTGATCGTAAATAGCTTAGGTGAATTATTGGTTTTTGGTACAACGAGCTCCTTCAACTACCCCACGACACCTGGATGTTATGATAATACCTTTAATGGAGGAACACCGAATAACCTGACTAATGGTTTGGGAGTGAATTATGTAAATGGGTCTGACATTGTTGTTAGCCGCTTGAGCGCAAGTGGTGGAAACTTGCAGGCATCTACCTACATTGGTGGTTCACAAAATGATGGGTTAAACAGTACAAGTACAACGCCATCGCAAAACATTTTGCGTTATAATTATGCCGATGAGGTGCGTGGTGAAGTGGATATTGATGTCAATAATAACATTTATATCGCAACATGTACGAGAAGTCCGGATTTTCCGGTAACTAATGGTGTTTTTCAAGAGAATTATGGAGGAGGACCAATGGATGGAATCGTTTTTAAAATGGATAACGACCTGCAGACCCTGATTTGGAGTAGTTTTATTGGAGGAGAGGAGCATGATGCCGTATATGCACTGGCATTAGATGATAGTAGTGATATTTATGTGACAGGAGGAACGAACTCCGATTCGCTTTTCACTACTCCATCAGCTATCGACACCTCATTTCAAGGAGGACGATCAGATGGTTTTGTTACGCATATTTCAAAAAACGGAGGTTCAATCATCAACAGTACCTACATTGGTTCAGCAACTTATGACCAAAGCTATTTTGTTGAATTAGACTTCCACGGAGATGTTTACCTACTTGGACAGACAGAAGCGATAGACTCCTCGTTTGTGAAAAATGTAACCTGGTCAAATTTTGGCAGTGGTCAATTTGTAAGTAAACTCAGCCCCGAGTTGGATACGATGCTTTATTCAACGGTTTTTGGAGCAGGTAATGGTATTAATATTTCACCAACTGCTTTTCTGGTAGATCTGTGTAGTAAAATGTATCTCGCGGGTTGGGGTGGCTCGGTGAATAATTTGGGTACTTTAGATAACAATGCTGGATATACGAATGGAATGCCCATAACTCCTGATGCTTTTCAAAGCACTACTGATGGGAGTGATTTTTACGTGATGGTTTTAGAAGATGATGCTTCTGGAGTGGTTTATGGATCGTATTTCGGATCACCGACAGCTTCTGAACACGTGGACGGTGGAACAAGTAGATTTGACCGAAAAGGAAAAGTTTATCAGGCGATATGCGCAGGTTGTGGAGGTGATGACAACATGCCGATTGTTCCAGCAAATGCAGTGTCTTCCACAAACAACAATAGCTGCAACCTAGGTGTTTTTAAGATGGACTTTAATTTACCCATTGTCCTGGCTGATTTTGAAGTTGACCCAATAGGTTGTGCACCATATACGGCAAATATTACCAATACAAGTTTATCTCAGAACTATACAACCTTTGAATGGATATTTGGGGATGGCGGTTCTTCAACACAAATGAATCCATCTTATACGTTCACGCAACCCGGAACCTATGAGATTACACTGATTCTTAGTGATACGGCTACCTGTAATTTTGGAGATACGCTTACCAAAGAGATCATCATCATGGGTGACACCACCTATTCGCTTAGTGATTTGTCCATCTGTCCTGACGAGAATGTTCAGGTGGGTATCTTGCCTTCTGGAGATACCTCAATCAGCTATTCTTGGACACCTGCTGCCACCATTAGTAATGATACCATCGCTAACCCGATCGCAACGCCCACCTCTACCACACAGTACCAATTGTTGATTAGCAATGGAATCTGTACAGATACGGTGTACCAAACGGTCAATGTGGATATTCCTCTGCTAACGGTGAGCAACGATACTACACTCTGCACCAATAATGAGGTGGTAACGTTAAGTGCAAATTCTCAAGGAACATCCTCCATTTATGTGTGGTCGCAAAACGAAAACTTTACGGATACGATCAATTCCAACCTAAGTGATAATACCCTTACTGTGAGTCCACCAGCAACCACTACCTATTATGTGGAGATCAGTAATAACGGCTGCACATTATCAGACAGTATTAACGTGAACGTAGCAGGTGGCGATGTGGTAATTACTGGTGCTGGAGGAATGTGTCTGGGAGATAGCATCTTGTTGGTTGCCAGTCATAATACACCTGGCCAAAGTTATAGTTATGATTGGGGGCCTGATTCGGTAATTGTTGGGGATGGAAATGATAGTATTTATGTCACTGCCAGTCAAAGTCAGCAAATTACACTTCTTGCGGCTAATGCCATTGGTTGTGTCGTTACGGATACTGTTTTTGTGACGGTAGACCCTCTTCCAACGCTTAATATGACGTTAACGGCATCAGCGGATACGATTTATGCTGGAACAGAAGTTGTATTTACGGCTAACCCCCAGGGTTATGGTTATACCTGGAATTTTGGTGCTGGAAATAGTAATGAACAAACCCTCACATTTGAGGAGTCTGAAACGGTTATTGCAACAGCGATAAGCCCTTATGGGTGTGCAAAGTCTGACACCGTATTCATTTACGTTAAAGAACTGATCTGCGGAGAACCAGATATTTTTATTCCGAATGCGTTTACGCCTAACGCAGATAACACTAATGACAATTTATACGTCCGTGGAAATAATATCGATGAATTTGTGTTGCGCATTTATGACCGATGGGGAGAGTTGGTTTTCGAAACGACCGATCAGAGTGTAGGTTGGGATGGAACATTCAAAGGTAAGGAGTGTGACCCTGCAGTTTATGATTATTACCTGGAAGCTACCTGTATCGATCAGGAGCAGTTTTTTAAGAAGGGAAATATTACATTAATTAGATGATGAAGGTATTGATCATTGACAACGTTCATCCGCTTGTGGCCGAGCGTTTTTCAAAGCAGGGCTGGCAATGTGACTTCATGCTGAAGGAAAGTAGGGAAGAAATTATTTCCGTCATTCAAAATTACGATGGATTGGTGTTGCGGAGTAGAATAAAGATCGATGAAGATTTTCTAAACAAAGCAAAAAATCTGAAGTTTATTGGAAGACCTGGTGCTGGACTAGAGAACATTGATTTGGAGTATTGTGAACGTAATGATATTCAGGTTTTTCGCTCTCCAGAAGGTAATAGAGATGCGGTAGCAGAACATGCCGTTGGTATGATCCTCATGCTGTTGAACAACCTGAAGAGAGCAGATCATGAAGTTCGTCAGGGTGTTTGGAAAAGGGAAGAAAATAGGGGGTATGAACTGATGGGGAAAACCATAGGTATCATCGGTTACGGTTTTATGGGTAAAGCGTTTGCCCAACGGCTAAAAGGCTTTGGAGTAAATGTTATTGCTCATGATAAATACGAGCATAATTTTACTGATGAATTTGCACGAGAGATAACGCTGGAAGAGTTGAAAAAAGAAGCAGATATTATTTCTTTGCATCTACCTCAATCAGAGGAGACGATTCATTACATAGATCGCTCTTTCATTGAAACCTGTGCGAAACCTTTTTACCTGATCAACACGGCTCGTGGCAAGTCTGTAAACACAACCGATCTGCTTGATGCGCTGGATACTGGAAAGATCTTAGGCGCATGTTTAGATGTACTGGAGTTAGAAAGTTCCTCCTTCGAAAAAATGGAAGGTAGTAATGAAGTTTTTCAGCGGTTAGTTGCTTCGGATAAAGTTGTGCTCTCTCCGCACATAGCAGGATGGACACATGAGGCGAAATATAAGTTGGCCGATTTTTTAGTTAAAAAGATTTTTAAAGTTTTTGCCTAGTGGAACAGGAGAAGGTCATTTGGTTGAATGGTAACCAGAAACAAACAAGTTATCTGGCCATCGGAAGTGAAACCGAACTGGAAGTTTGGGAGGAAAAAGGAGCATTCGAAAAAGCTACAAAGTTCCTAGATGCTAATGAGCAAGAGTATGTATTTGGGTGGTTTGGATATGATTTGAAAAATGATATCGAGAACCTTTATTCTGAGAATCCCAGCTGGGTAAATGTCCCTTTGATCTTCCTCATGAAGCCTATGCATTTGGCAAGGATCAAAGGAAGTGAACTGAACGTACTTAAGGGAGATGAAGCAACGATTCGACAAACGCTGAATCGTCTGTTGGAAAAATCACCTACAATTCCGAACAGCATCAATCTGCATTCTACGCTAACGGAAGCAGATTACTTGAAGAAGATAAGAACCATTAAAGAGCATATTCACCGAGGAGATATTTATGAGGCTAATTTTTGTTATGAATTTAAGGGGGAAGGAGAAATAGACCCAAAGGAGGTGTATCATCGGATGAATGAACTTACTAAAGCTCCATTCTCCGTTTATGCAGATATTGGAAGTCTTTCCGTACTCAGTGCAAGCCCTGAACGGTTTGTCAAAAAGAAAGGAAGTCGAGTGTTCACACAACCCATCAAAGGAACGCTCAAAAGAGGAAGCAGTGAAGAAGAAGATAAGCAGTTGATCGAACAACTTCGTAATAGTCGTAAGGATCGGTCTGAGAATATCATGATCGTTGATCTGGTAAGAAACGACCTTTCGCGGATTGCCGAACCTCGTTCTGTTCAGGTGGAAGAACTCTGTGAGGTGTATACCTTTGAGAATATTCATCAGATGATTTCCACGGTAAGTGCTGAAGTCAAGCATAAACACCCTATCGAAATTATGAAAGCGCTATTCCCAATGGGTTCAATGACGGGTGCTCCTAAGATCCGAGCAATGGAGATTATTGAAGAACTGGAGGAGAGTAGAAGAGGCTTGTACTCGGGTTGTATAGGATATTTCACACCTAACGGAGATTTTGACTTCAATGTGGTAATTCGAACGATACTTTACGATAAAAAAGCAAAGAGATTGAGCTTTTCTGTGGGCGGAGCGATTACAGACTTGTC
This genomic interval carries:
- a CDS encoding NupC/NupG family nucleoside CNT transporter; the encoded protein is MRSIAEIATNLLVMGRSSKSWFITLFVLIGLITLNSCGEEQKSPEEELKGKWLVTSFDLSTKNYTDDSTQYSISLNYGENEVTFSTNAFPAGEMVKGTWKVSADTIWFSYDNLQRDAHASIDSVELTTDSTGSPKMFFYSTSKEQASVGQDGLKLAQKKHYATVLSHTDKELVLQLDQVGTFHLAREEVHQGGFSLMSILRGMLGMIFLIAIAWVFSMDRKAIDWKLVGMGVGLQLVIALLVLKFPLVEAGFDYVSQAFVTLIGYTDYGINFLFKQMGTDEVQGPLLTFAIKVLPTIIFFSALMSLLYYWGILQKVVYAFAWLMKKFMNLSGAESLAAAGNVFLGQTESPLLVKPFLSKMTRSELMCLMTGGMATIAGGVLAAYIGFLGGDDPAERAFFAKHLLTASIISAPAAIVAAKILVPETEKINQRLEISKDKIGVNALEAITNGTTDGLKLAVNVGAMLLVFIAMMALANGLLGWVGSFGGINDWIASNTSYKELSFQFLLGYACSPIVWMMGVDWVDCVNVGELLGQKTILNEFVAYPRLGEMKNAGMLNEKSIIMSTYMLCGFANIASIGIQIGGIGALVPSRKGLLSQLGVRALIGGTIACLLTAVVVGMTM
- a CDS encoding bifunctional nuclease family protein, producing MEKIKLDIVGLSYSQTQSGAYALVLGESNGKRRLPIIIGGFEAQAIAIELEKMTPSRPLTHDLFKNFAEEFNIHISEVIIYNLVEGIFFSKLICEKEGTEVEIDSRTSDAIALAVRFNCPIYTYEFVLGSAGILLEDDFEGQPEETIPDEPEEQSPKRFTLDELNQQLNTAIENEDYETASKIRDEINRRNSN
- a CDS encoding DUF7948 domain-containing protein, which codes for MIILHNIEVLDLLVKPTAKYFILCLIALLGAQLPSMAQEFHGGYQFVENKGQWPMQVTHKTDLRSGYLYLQKDGLVFDLYDAKSVNDYVDAHHNKASRNGFDSLKWHAFKVSFEGANQTLEIQTLANGKTTHFNNYYIGNDPDHWGEKAYGFGEVTYQNVYAGIDFKMYSKLFDLKYDFVVQPGADPSLISLRYEGQSKLALKKGRLHIYTEVNHVIEDEPFVYQVIDGERVLVDAEYVLEGDRLSYQINDSYDKSLPLVIDPTLIFSSYSGSFSNNFGYSATFDAQGFLYSGSSAFGNQYPTTLGAYSTSFAGGIVDIALSKFDTTGTFLIYSTYLGGNSDELPHSLIVNSLGELLVFGTTSSFNYPTTPGCYDNTFNGGTPNNLTNGLGVNYVNGSDIVVSRLSASGGNLQASTYIGGSQNDGLNSTSTTPSQNILRYNYADEVRGEVDIDVNNNIYIATCTRSPDFPVTNGVFQENYGGGPMDGIVFKMDNDLQTLIWSSFIGGEEHDAVYALALDDSSDIYVTGGTNSDSLFTTPSAIDTSFQGGRSDGFVTHISKNGGSIINSTYIGSATYDQSYFVELDFHGDVYLLGQTEAIDSSFVKNVTWSNFGSGQFVSKLSPELDTMLYSTVFGAGNGINISPTAFLVDLCSKMYLAGWGGSVNNLGTLDNNAGYTNGMPITPDAFQSTTDGSDFYVMVLEDDASGVVYGSYFGSPTASEHVDGGTSRFDRKGKVYQAICAGCGGDDNMPIVPANAVSSTNNNSCNLGVFKMDFNLPIVLADFEVDPIGCAPYTANITNTSLSQNYTTFEWIFGDGGSSTQMNPSYTFTQPGTYEITLILSDTATCNFGDTLTKEIIIMGDTTYSLSDLSICPDENVQVGILPSGDTSISYSWTPAATISNDTIANPIATPTSTTQYQLLISNGICTDTVYQTVNVDIPLLTVSNDTTLCTNNEVVTLSANSQGTSSIYVWSQNENFTDTINSNLSDNTLTVSPPATTTYYVEISNNGCTLSDSINVNVAGGDVVITGAGGMCLGDSILLVASHNTPGQSYSYDWGPDSVIVGDGNDSIYVTASQSQQITLLAANAIGCVVTDTVFVTVDPLPTLNMTLTASADTIYAGTEVVFTANPQGYGYTWNFGAGNSNEQTLTFEESETVIATAISPYGCAKSDTVFIYVKELICGEPDIFIPNAFTPNADNTNDNLYVRGNNIDEFVLRIYDRWGELVFETTDQSVGWDGTFKGKECDPAVYDYYLEATCIDQEQFFKKGNITLIR
- a CDS encoding 2-hydroxyacid dehydrogenase, whose product is MKVLIIDNVHPLVAERFSKQGWQCDFMLKESREEIISVIQNYDGLVLRSRIKIDEDFLNKAKNLKFIGRPGAGLENIDLEYCERNDIQVFRSPEGNRDAVAEHAVGMILMLLNNLKRADHEVRQGVWKREENRGYELMGKTIGIIGYGFMGKAFAQRLKGFGVNVIAHDKYEHNFTDEFAREITLEELKKEADIISLHLPQSEETIHYIDRSFIETCAKPFYLINTARGKSVNTTDLLDALDTGKILGACLDVLELESSSFEKMEGSNEVFQRLVASDKVVLSPHIAGWTHEAKYKLADFLVKKIFKVFA
- the pabB gene encoding aminodeoxychorismate synthase component I codes for the protein MEQEKVIWLNGNQKQTSYLAIGSETELEVWEEKGAFEKATKFLDANEQEYVFGWFGYDLKNDIENLYSENPSWVNVPLIFLMKPMHLARIKGSELNVLKGDEATIRQTLNRLLEKSPTIPNSINLHSTLTEADYLKKIRTIKEHIHRGDIYEANFCYEFKGEGEIDPKEVYHRMNELTKAPFSVYADIGSLSVLSASPERFVKKKGSRVFTQPIKGTLKRGSSEEEDKQLIEQLRNSRKDRSENIMIVDLVRNDLSRIAEPRSVQVEELCEVYTFENIHQMISTVSAEVKHKHPIEIMKALFPMGSMTGAPKIRAMEIIEELEESRRGLYSGCIGYFTPNGDFDFNVVIRTILYDKKAKRLSFSVGGAITDLSEPEEEYEETLLKAKALIEALKA